The Virgibacillus dokdonensis genome includes a window with the following:
- the dnaJ gene encoding molecular chaperone DnaJ: protein MSKRDYYEILGVEKGASKDEIKKAYRKLARKYHPDVNKEADAADKFKEAKEAYEVLSDDQKRSQYDQFGHAGPQSQGFGGFGGAQDFGGGFGDIFDMFFGGGGRRRDPNAPQQGADLQYTMQLDFEEAIFGKEADITIPKEETCDTCTGTGAKPGTKAKTCSHCNGSGQLNMEQNTPFGKVVNRRVCHHCNGSGKIIPDKCTTCGGAGRVKKRRTIHISIPAGIDEGQQIRVSGKGEAGVNGGPPGDLFVVVQIKPHDFFSREGDDIYCELPLTFAQAALGDEVEVPTVHGKVKLKIPAGTQSGKIFRLKGKGAPNVRGYGHGDQHIKVKIITPTKLTDRQKELLREFNQIGGNEAADEQDSSLFERFKKAFKSE, encoded by the coding sequence GTGAGTAAACGAGACTATTATGAAATCCTTGGAGTTGAAAAAGGAGCGTCTAAGGATGAGATAAAAAAAGCGTATCGTAAATTAGCAAGAAAATACCATCCAGATGTAAATAAAGAAGCAGACGCTGCGGATAAATTTAAAGAAGCAAAAGAAGCTTATGAAGTATTAAGTGATGACCAAAAAAGATCTCAATATGATCAATTTGGTCATGCCGGACCACAAAGCCAAGGTTTTGGTGGTTTTGGCGGTGCGCAAGATTTCGGTGGTGGTTTTGGTGATATATTTGATATGTTTTTCGGTGGTGGAGGTCGAAGAAGAGACCCAAATGCCCCTCAACAAGGCGCCGATTTGCAATATACGATGCAATTAGATTTTGAAGAAGCTATTTTTGGAAAAGAAGCAGATATCACCATTCCAAAAGAGGAAACATGCGATACTTGTACAGGTACAGGAGCTAAGCCTGGAACAAAGGCAAAAACTTGTTCACATTGTAATGGATCAGGTCAATTGAATATGGAACAGAATACGCCGTTCGGTAAGGTAGTTAATCGTAGAGTGTGTCATCATTGCAATGGATCAGGTAAAATTATTCCAGACAAGTGTACTACATGTGGCGGTGCTGGAAGAGTCAAGAAACGTCGTACCATTCATATTTCAATACCAGCTGGAATAGATGAGGGGCAACAAATTCGCGTGTCAGGAAAAGGAGAAGCGGGAGTTAATGGTGGCCCTCCAGGCGATTTATTTGTTGTTGTACAAATTAAACCACATGATTTCTTCAGCAGAGAAGGCGACGATATATATTGCGAGCTACCTTTAACTTTTGCACAAGCTGCTCTTGGTGATGAAGTAGAAGTGCCAACTGTGCATGGAAAAGTGAAGCTTAAGATACCTGCTGGAACCCAATCGGGCAAAATTTTTCGTTTAAAAGGCAAAGGTGCACCAAATGTGAGGGGTTACGGTCATGGAGATCAGCATATTAAAGTGAAAATAATAACACCTACGAAATTGACAGATCGTCAAAAGGAATTATTGCGTGAATTTAATCAAATCGGTGGTAATGAAGCGGCAGATGAACAAGATAGTTCTTTATTTGAACGTTTTAAAAAGGCATTTAAAAGTGAATAG
- the prmA gene encoding 50S ribosomal protein L11 methyltransferase encodes MKWSELCIHTTNEAIEPISNILHENGASGLVIEDAMDLVREHTSTFGEVYELDPEQYPDEGVYIKAYLPMNSFLGETVEEIKQAINNLMLYDIDLGRNQITLSEVHEEEWATAWKKYYKPVKISKRITIKPTWEAYQPVDTDEMIIELDPGMAFGTGTHPTTVLSIQALEQFLKENDTVIDVGSGSGVLSITAALLGANHVYAYDLDDVAVNSTMLNAKLNNLAMKITAKQKNLLDHVTVEADLIVSNILAEVIVRFVEKAWSQLKPGGHFITSGITQAKKQFVKDHLEQQGFEIIQTNELEDWVSLVARKPSYE; translated from the coding sequence ATGAAGTGGTCAGAGCTTTGTATCCATACTACAAATGAAGCAATTGAACCAATATCGAACATTTTACATGAAAACGGAGCTAGTGGTCTGGTGATTGAAGATGCGATGGATTTAGTAAGGGAGCACACCTCCACATTTGGAGAAGTATATGAATTAGACCCAGAACAATATCCTGATGAAGGGGTTTATATAAAAGCTTATCTTCCTATGAATAGTTTTCTCGGTGAGACGGTAGAAGAAATTAAACAGGCCATAAATAATTTAATGTTATACGATATTGATTTAGGCAGAAATCAAATCACATTAAGTGAAGTTCATGAAGAAGAATGGGCAACTGCTTGGAAAAAGTATTATAAGCCTGTGAAAATATCAAAACGAATTACGATAAAACCAACGTGGGAAGCATATCAACCTGTAGATACAGATGAAATGATTATTGAATTGGATCCAGGTATGGCTTTTGGTACAGGAACCCATCCGACAACAGTACTAAGTATTCAAGCGTTGGAACAGTTCCTAAAGGAAAATGATACAGTAATAGATGTCGGTTCAGGGTCAGGTGTCTTAAGTATTACAGCTGCTTTATTAGGTGCTAACCATGTCTATGCGTATGATCTAGATGATGTTGCCGTAAATAGTACGATGTTAAACGCTAAATTAAACAATTTAGCAATGAAAATTACTGCTAAACAAAAAAATTTATTAGACCATGTTACAGTAGAAGCAGATCTGATCGTTTCTAATATCTTAGCGGAAGTAATAGTACGATTTGTTGAAAAAGCATGGAGCCAACTAAAACCTGGAGGTCATTTCATTACCTCGGGTATTACGCAGGCTAAAAAACAATTCGTCAAGGATCATTTGGAGCAGCAAGGGTTTGAAATAATTCAAACCAATGAATTAGAAGATTGGGTTTCGCTTGTTGCACGTAAACCTAGTTATGAGTAG
- a CDS encoding 16S rRNA (uracil(1498)-N(3))-methyltransferase: MQRYFVPAHTWADKTIKITGDDAHHIMRVMRFQTGDEIICNHPDGQAAICKITILDNQVVYADIVSWLNDHTELPVNVAIAQALPKSDKLEWVLQKGTELGANCFLPFQAARSIVKWDEKRKDKKLKRWHKIVKEASEQSHRNKIPGVEPCKGLNEVIEVGKKFDVMLFAYEEEAKSDRYQSLGSVLQRIQNRQSILICIGPEGGFSNEEADILKENKFKPVRLGPRILRAETAALYTLASISYHFEEMRCS, from the coding sequence TTGCAGCGATATTTTGTACCTGCACATACATGGGCTGATAAAACCATTAAGATTACTGGGGATGATGCGCATCATATTATGCGTGTTATGCGATTTCAAACAGGAGATGAAATTATTTGCAATCATCCTGATGGACAAGCTGCTATTTGTAAGATTACAATCTTAGATAATCAGGTAGTATATGCTGACATTGTCAGTTGGTTAAATGATCATACGGAATTACCAGTAAATGTCGCAATTGCTCAAGCATTGCCAAAAAGTGATAAATTGGAATGGGTTTTGCAAAAAGGGACGGAACTAGGGGCAAATTGTTTTTTGCCTTTTCAAGCAGCTCGTTCCATTGTAAAATGGGATGAGAAGCGGAAAGATAAGAAATTAAAGCGATGGCATAAAATTGTTAAAGAGGCAAGTGAACAAAGTCACCGGAACAAGATCCCTGGTGTGGAACCTTGTAAGGGACTTAACGAAGTAATTGAAGTTGGAAAGAAGTTTGATGTCATGTTATTTGCTTATGAAGAAGAGGCTAAGTCTGATCGCTATCAATCCTTAGGGTCTGTGTTGCAAAGAATTCAAAATAGGCAAAGTATACTTATTTGCATTGGTCCTGAAGGTGGTTTTTCAAATGAAGAAGCGGATATACTAAAAGAAAATAAATTTAAACCAGTACGACTTGGACCAAGAATTTTAAGAGCAGAAACTGCTGCTTTATATACATTAGCGAGTATTTCGTACCACTTTGAAGAAATGAGGTGTTCATGA
- the mtaB gene encoding tRNA (N(6)-L-threonylcarbamoyladenosine(37)-C(2))-methylthiotransferase MtaB, translating into MPTVAFHTLGCKVNHYETEGIWNMFKEQGYERVDFDRNSDVYVINTCTVTNTGDKKSRQIIRRAIRKNPDAVVCVTGCYAQTSPGEIMEIPGVDVVVGTQDRKHMIHYIEQHKKSKEPVNGVSNIMKNRVFEEMDVPDFSDRTRASLKIQEGCNNFCTFCIIPWSRGLLRSRDPQNVLEQAQKLVNAGYKEIVLTGIHTAGYGEDMKDYNFAMLLRDLETKVNGLKRIRISSIEASQITDEVIEVLDKSEKVVSHLHIPLQSGSDSVLERMRRKYSSSYYKEKVMNLKKALPGLAITSDVIVGFPGETNEEFQETYDFIKEIGFSELHVFPYSRRTGTPAARMENQVDDEVKNNRVHQLIELSEQLAKAYAENYENEVLEVIPEEHSHDEEHPNQLIGYTDNYLKVAFSGTPDMIGKLVRVKITKAGYPLNQATFVKVLDETAYDEVVSH; encoded by the coding sequence ATGCCAACCGTAGCTTTTCATACATTGGGTTGCAAAGTAAACCATTATGAAACAGAAGGTATATGGAACATGTTTAAGGAACAGGGTTATGAGAGAGTTGATTTTGATCGTAATTCTGATGTATATGTGATTAATACATGCACGGTTACAAATACAGGGGATAAGAAAAGTAGACAGATTATACGTAGAGCTATTCGAAAAAACCCAGACGCTGTTGTTTGTGTTACTGGTTGTTATGCACAAACTTCTCCAGGAGAAATAATGGAAATTCCCGGGGTAGATGTAGTTGTGGGTACACAGGATCGGAAACATATGATCCATTATATTGAACAACATAAAAAGTCAAAAGAACCAGTAAATGGCGTTTCTAATATAATGAAGAATAGAGTCTTTGAAGAAATGGATGTACCTGACTTTTCCGATCGTACTAGAGCTTCCTTGAAAATACAAGAAGGATGTAATAACTTCTGTACTTTCTGTATTATTCCCTGGTCACGTGGGCTCTTACGCTCAAGGGATCCACAAAATGTCCTTGAACAAGCGCAAAAGCTTGTAAATGCAGGATATAAAGAAATTGTATTAACTGGTATTCATACGGCAGGATATGGAGAAGATATGAAAGACTATAATTTTGCCATGCTCCTACGTGATTTAGAAACAAAAGTTAATGGATTAAAACGAATTCGTATTTCATCCATTGAAGCTAGTCAAATCACGGATGAAGTGATAGAAGTGTTGGATAAATCTGAGAAAGTCGTTAGCCATTTGCATATCCCATTACAATCAGGCTCGGACTCTGTTTTAGAAAGAATGCGTAGAAAATATTCAAGTTCTTACTATAAAGAAAAAGTCATGAATTTGAAGAAGGCGCTGCCTGGTTTAGCGATAACGTCGGATGTTATTGTCGGCTTTCCAGGGGAAACAAATGAAGAATTTCAAGAAACATATGATTTTATTAAAGAAATTGGTTTTTCCGAATTGCATGTTTTTCCTTACTCTCGAAGAACAGGGACACCAGCTGCAAGAATGGAAAATCAAGTTGATGATGAAGTAAAAAACAACCGCGTTCATCAATTAATCGAATTATCGGAGCAGTTAGCTAAAGCATATGCGGAAAATTATGAAAATGAAGTGCTAGAAGTAATACCGGAAGAACATTCACATGATGAGGAACATCCAAATCAATTAATCGGCTATACAGATAACTATTTAAAAGTCGCTTTTTCTGGTACACCAGATATGATTGGAAAACTTGTGCGTGTGAAAATTACAAAAGCAGGTTACCCGCTCAATCAGGCAACATTTGTCAAAGTGTTAGATGAAACTGCATATGATGAAGTAGTCTCACATTAA
- the deoC gene encoding deoxyribose-phosphate aldolase, whose product MKNLAKYIDHTQLKPETTKEKIAQIVKEAKEHHFASVCVNPYWVAYCYNELKATQVKVCTVIGFPLGATTTSCKVAETNKAIEDGATEVDMVINIGALKSGDKQTVLNDIEAVVQAANGKALTKVIIESSLLKDDEKVIACQLAKQAKADFVKTSTGFSGGGATVEDIRLMRETVGPDMGVKASGGVRDLATTKAMIEAGATRIGASAGVAILNDEQGDSTY is encoded by the coding sequence TTGAAAAATTTAGCAAAGTACATTGATCATACGCAATTAAAGCCTGAGACTACAAAAGAAAAAATAGCTCAAATTGTAAAAGAAGCGAAGGAGCATCATTTTGCATCTGTCTGTGTAAATCCATATTGGGTTGCTTACTGTTATAATGAGTTAAAAGCAACTCAAGTAAAAGTTTGCACCGTTATTGGCTTCCCATTAGGAGCAACTACAACATCTTGTAAAGTGGCAGAGACAAATAAAGCCATTGAAGATGGAGCTACAGAAGTAGACATGGTTATTAATATTGGTGCTTTAAAATCGGGAGACAAGCAAACAGTTTTAAATGACATTGAAGCAGTTGTACAAGCAGCAAATGGCAAAGCCCTTACGAAGGTTATTATTGAATCATCTTTGTTAAAAGATGACGAAAAGGTAATTGCTTGTCAACTAGCAAAACAAGCAAAGGCTGACTTTGTTAAAACATCGACAGGTTTTTCCGGTGGCGGAGCAACTGTGGAAGATATTCGATTAATGCGAGAAACTGTAGGCCCAGATATGGGAGTAAAGGCTTCTGGTGGAGTTCGCGATTTAGCAACAACGAAAGCAATGATAGAAGCAGGTGCAACAAGAATTGGTGCAAGCGCTGGTGTAGCTATTTTAAACGATGAACAAGGAGATAGCACATATTAA
- the rpsU gene encoding 30S ribosomal protein S21 codes for MSNTTRVRKNESLEDALRRFKRSVSKSGTLQEYRKREHYEKPSVRRKKKSEAARKRKF; via the coding sequence ATGTCAAATACAACTCGCGTTCGTAAAAACGAGTCTCTTGAAGATGCTCTTCGTCGCTTTAAGCGTAGTGTATCCAAAAGTGGTACATTGCAAGAATATCGTAAGCGTGAACACTACGAAAAACCAAGTGTGCGTCGCAAAAAGAAATCTGAAGCTGCTAGAAAGCGTAAATTCTAA
- a CDS encoding GatB/YqeY domain-containing protein, giving the protein MTLLETLNQDMKQAMKNKDKQTLSVIRMVKASIQNETIKLGKDSLSEDEEISILSREVKQRKDSLQEFKSASRDDLVQQVELELDILQTYMPKQFTDEELEAIVKLTIEEVNATSKKDMGKVMSAIMPKVKGKADGSQINKLVQKQLSN; this is encoded by the coding sequence GTGACATTACTCGAAACATTAAACCAAGATATGAAGCAGGCGATGAAGAACAAAGATAAACAAACCCTGAGTGTGATTCGCATGGTAAAAGCTTCTATTCAAAATGAAACCATTAAACTTGGAAAAGACTCATTATCAGAAGACGAAGAAATTTCGATCTTGTCGAGAGAAGTAAAGCAAAGAAAAGATTCCCTCCAAGAATTCAAATCAGCGAGTCGCGATGATCTTGTTCAACAAGTTGAATTAGAATTAGATATTCTGCAAACATATATGCCAAAACAGTTTACGGATGAAGAGCTGGAGGCAATAGTTAAATTAACGATTGAAGAAGTGAACGCAACTTCCAAAAAAGATATGGGAAAAGTAATGAGTGCAATTATGCCAAAGGTTAAAGGTAAAGCAGATGGTTCACAAATTAACAAACTTGTACAAAAACAGTTAAGTAACTAA
- a CDS encoding NfeD family protein: protein MTAKKVYTYIFVLCVFLVTIFNVGAGVDANSTSHKTVHIIPIEKEVERGLQAFLDRATEEAIEEGTDHIIFEINTPGGRVDSAGEIATILQDLDVPTTSFIVNRALSAGSYIALNTDTIYMRPQATMGASGVITSDGNAANKKAQSAWIASMKSAAESKGRDPQYAMAMADESIDLPELDAGEGKFLTLGPSQALEVGYSEGTVENREELLQQLSLENATVMEKEPTLAEEVARFLTNPVVIPILLSIASLGLVVELYSPGFGVAGIMGLISLVLFFYGHIVAGLAGMEAVILLILGIGLIIAEFFVPGGVLGLIGAGAIIGSLFMSGYDIGHMSLSIGIAFLLSLIVSIILFRRMGMDKGIFRHIILKDQTTTEQGYVSSVNRLELIGLEGITVTPLRPAGTAVFDQERLDVISEGRFIDENKKVKVVKVEGVRIVVREIKEV from the coding sequence ATGACTGCTAAAAAAGTGTATACATATATTTTTGTTTTATGCGTGTTTTTAGTCACTATATTCAATGTTGGTGCTGGCGTAGATGCTAATAGCACCAGTCATAAAACAGTCCATATTATTCCAATAGAAAAAGAAGTAGAAAGAGGACTGCAAGCATTTTTAGATAGAGCGACCGAAGAAGCAATAGAAGAAGGCACTGATCATATTATTTTTGAAATTAATACACCAGGAGGAAGAGTAGACTCGGCTGGAGAAATTGCCACAATTTTACAGGACCTAGATGTTCCCACTACTTCATTTATTGTGAATCGTGCTTTATCAGCGGGCTCTTACATTGCTTTAAATACAGATACAATATATATGCGCCCCCAAGCAACTATGGGAGCTAGTGGTGTCATCACGTCAGATGGTAATGCAGCAAATAAAAAAGCCCAATCTGCTTGGATAGCTTCCATGAAGAGTGCGGCTGAATCAAAAGGAAGGGATCCGCAATATGCCATGGCGATGGCTGATGAGTCTATTGATCTTCCAGAACTAGATGCAGGGGAGGGTAAGTTTCTAACTTTAGGTCCATCACAGGCATTAGAAGTGGGGTATTCAGAAGGTACTGTTGAAAATAGGGAAGAGTTATTGCAACAATTGAGTTTAGAAAACGCAACAGTTATGGAAAAAGAACCAACATTAGCAGAAGAAGTAGCTAGATTTTTAACAAATCCCGTAGTTATCCCAATTTTACTATCTATTGCTAGTTTAGGGCTTGTTGTAGAACTGTATTCACCCGGATTCGGTGTAGCAGGAATTATGGGACTTATTTCGCTTGTATTATTTTTCTATGGACATATTGTGGCTGGTTTAGCTGGTATGGAGGCAGTTATCTTACTTATATTAGGCATCGGGCTCATTATTGCAGAGTTTTTTGTGCCTGGTGGCGTATTAGGTTTAATTGGTGCAGGTGCGATTATTGGCTCGTTGTTTATGTCAGGATATGATATAGGTCATATGTCGTTAAGCATAGGAATTGCATTCTTATTATCATTAATTGTTTCTATTATTCTTTTCAGAAGAATGGGTATGGATAAAGGGATTTTCAGACATATTATACTTAAAGATCAAACAACAACGGAGCAAGGATACGTATCTTCAGTAAATCGCTTAGAATTAATCGGTTTAGAAGGCATTACCGTTACTCCACTTCGTCCTGCTGGTACAGCTGTATTTGATCAAGAACGCTTGGATGTAATTTCAGAAGGTCGGTTTATTGATGAAAATAAAAAGGTTAAAGTTGTAAAAGTAGAAGGTGTACGTATAGTAGTACGCGAAATAAAGGAGGTTTAA
- the floA gene encoding flotillin-like protein FloA (flotillin-like protein involved in membrane lipid rafts) produces MDLESLMPLIIIAVILIAVAILFTFIPVMLWISALAAGVKVGIFQLVGMRLRRVVPNRVINPLIKAHKAGLNVKTNQLESHYLAGGNVDRVVNALIAAHRANIELPFERGAAIDLAGRDVLEAVQMSVNPKVIETPFIAGIAMDGIEVKAKARITVRANIDRLVGGAGEETVIARVGEGVVSTIGSSHAHTEVLENPDSISHNVLNRGLDAGTAFEILSIDIADVDIGKNIGAILQTDQAEADKNIAQAKAEERRAMAVAQEQEMLARVQEMRAKVVEAEADVPLALAEALRSGNLGVMDYMNYKNIDADTDMRDSIGKLSENGNDDHEQN; encoded by the coding sequence ATGGATTTAGAGAGCTTAATGCCGTTAATAATTATCGCGGTTATTTTAATTGCAGTAGCTATTTTATTTACTTTTATTCCAGTTATGCTATGGATTAGTGCTTTAGCAGCAGGAGTGAAAGTAGGTATCTTTCAATTAGTTGGAATGAGACTTCGTCGCGTAGTTCCAAATCGAGTGATTAATCCACTTATTAAAGCACATAAGGCCGGGTTAAATGTTAAAACAAATCAACTGGAGAGCCATTATTTAGCTGGTGGTAATGTCGATAGAGTGGTAAATGCATTGATCGCAGCGCATCGTGCGAACATTGAACTGCCATTTGAACGAGGAGCAGCGATTGATTTAGCGGGACGTGATGTATTAGAAGCAGTTCAAATGAGTGTTAATCCAAAGGTAATTGAAACCCCGTTTATTGCTGGTATTGCTATGGATGGGATTGAAGTGAAAGCAAAAGCTAGAATAACCGTTCGTGCTAATATAGATCGCTTAGTAGGTGGTGCTGGTGAGGAAACGGTAATAGCTCGTGTAGGAGAAGGTGTTGTAAGCACCATTGGTAGCTCACATGCTCATACCGAAGTATTAGAAAACCCAGATTCCATTTCACATAATGTACTAAATCGAGGCTTAGATGCTGGTACGGCTTTTGAAATACTATCCATTGATATTGCAGATGTTGATATTGGTAAGAACATCGGTGCAATTTTACAAACGGATCAAGCTGAAGCGGATAAAAACATTGCCCAAGCAAAAGCCGAAGAGCGTCGAGCAATGGCAGTTGCTCAAGAACAAGAAATGCTTGCTCGAGTGCAAGAGATGCGTGCAAAAGTAGTTGAAGCAGAAGCAGATGTACCACTTGCTTTAGCTGAAGCTTTACGTTCAGGTAACCTTGGTGTGATGGATTATATGAACTATAAGAACATTGATGCTGACACAGATATGCGTGATTCTATTGGCAAGTTATCTGAAAATGGAAACGATGATCATGAGCAAAATTAA
- the yqfC gene encoding sporulation protein YqfC, with product MKKWQQQIRPWLTKYFALPSDVLLELPRITVVGQLHVYIENHKGLETYSDTELKLKSNKGYVRISGSDFVLKRMLPEEILLEGMIRDITFIPDGGTGYDAKE from the coding sequence GTGAAAAAATGGCAACAACAAATTAGACCATGGTTAACGAAGTATTTTGCACTTCCTTCAGATGTGTTATTGGAACTACCAAGAATTACAGTAGTTGGACAATTGCATGTTTATATTGAGAATCATAAAGGTTTGGAAACCTATTCGGATACAGAGTTAAAACTAAAGTCGAATAAAGGATATGTTCGCATTTCGGGTTCAGATTTTGTTTTAAAAAGAATGCTACCCGAAGAAATTTTGCTAGAAGGTATGATTAGAGATATAACCTTTATTCCAGATGGAGGTACAGGATATGACGCAAAAGAATAA
- the yqfD gene encoding sporulation protein YqfD, with product MTQKNKLHIAGAVSIIVTGDRPELFFQHCTSYGIQVWDVVKLNHQSCKGMIGLKDVNYIKKLRKDTNYKIKFIDRKGFPFFIRRYLRKKELILAFILSVLFLFTLSNIIWDVEITGVPKDIEEKIDGQLEQYGIHPGSWIFSIDSPKHIQQQLLHDVPELLWVGIDQKGTTFHLEGVEKIVVKEEENPEPRNLIAAKKGIIKKMYVSKGVPKVDVHDYVEKGDLLVSGKMDDGEEAEEEEGKKEVKHVAADGEITALTWYEVKVSVPLKANTEQLTGEQDNKYHLSFGDFKLPIWGFGSSDFENTQQEQEESKLRFLKWELPIKIIETNIHEKTYKTVERTKKEAIEVGIKQAKEQLKLELGEAEILSEKILQQSTENGKVKLNLYMSVEENIIDTQPLRQGD from the coding sequence ATGACGCAAAAGAATAAATTACATATAGCTGGTGCTGTTAGTATCATTGTAACAGGCGATAGACCGGAATTGTTTTTTCAGCATTGTACTAGTTATGGCATTCAGGTATGGGACGTAGTAAAATTAAATCATCAGTCATGCAAGGGTATGATAGGTCTTAAGGACGTTAATTATATAAAAAAATTACGGAAGGATACGAATTATAAAATTAAATTTATCGACCGTAAAGGATTTCCATTTTTCATTCGCCGCTATTTAAGGAAAAAAGAATTAATACTTGCATTTATTCTAAGTGTCTTGTTTCTCTTTACACTGTCTAATATTATATGGGATGTGGAAATAACTGGTGTACCTAAAGATATTGAAGAAAAGATAGATGGACAATTAGAACAATATGGTATCCACCCAGGATCATGGATATTTTCTATTGACTCTCCAAAACATATACAACAACAATTATTGCATGATGTACCTGAATTACTATGGGTTGGTATAGATCAAAAGGGGACAACCTTTCACTTAGAAGGTGTAGAAAAAATAGTTGTGAAAGAAGAAGAAAATCCAGAACCAAGAAACTTAATTGCTGCTAAAAAAGGAATTATTAAGAAAATGTATGTTTCCAAAGGGGTTCCAAAAGTAGATGTTCATGATTATGTGGAGAAAGGCGACCTATTAGTATCGGGGAAAATGGATGACGGAGAAGAAGCAGAGGAAGAAGAAGGGAAAAAAGAAGTAAAACATGTAGCAGCGGATGGAGAGATCACCGCGTTAACTTGGTATGAGGTTAAAGTAAGTGTGCCATTAAAGGCAAATACAGAACAATTAACAGGAGAACAAGATAATAAATACCATCTAAGTTTTGGGGATTTCAAACTGCCAATTTGGGGCTTTGGATCATCGGACTTTGAAAATACGCAACAGGAACAGGAAGAATCAAAACTTCGCTTTTTAAAGTGGGAATTGCCTATAAAAATAATTGAAACCAATATCCATGAAAAAACGTATAAAACAGTGGAGAGAACAAAAAAAGAAGCAATTGAGGTAGGTATTAAACAAGCGAAAGAACAATTAAAACTAGAACTAGGAGAAGCGGAGATCTTATCTGAAAAAATTTTGCAACAATCTACAGAGAATGGTAAAGTTAAACTAAACTTATATATGAGTGTTGAAGAAAATATTATTGATACACAACCTTTACGTCAAGGAGATTGA
- a CDS encoding PhoH family protein: MPDNLTAVDLQLNSPKEALALFGNNDKYLHQLEEMLQVSIITRGEQIHVSGDPDTLNLVQDVLQALLSIIRKGLTITERDVVYAVELGKKGKINQFETLFEDEITKNVKGKSIRVKTLGQKKYISAIKANDLVFGIGPAGTGKTYLAVVMAVHALKNGYVKRIILTRPAVEAGESLGFLPGDLKEKVDPYLRPLYDALHDVLGAEHTMRLIERETIEIAPLAYMRGRTLDDAFVILDEAQNTTPEQMKMFLTRLGFGSKMVITGDITQIDLPKGVQSGLRVASHLLNGIKGMDFVYLEQTDVVRHPLVQRIIDAYDKNSQHRSE; encoded by the coding sequence ATGCCGGATAATTTAACAGCAGTCGATTTACAATTAAATAGTCCAAAAGAAGCTTTAGCACTATTTGGTAATAACGATAAATACTTGCATCAATTAGAAGAAATGCTTCAAGTTTCTATTATAACGAGAGGAGAGCAGATTCATGTATCTGGTGATCCAGATACGCTTAACCTCGTTCAGGATGTCTTACAAGCTCTGCTCTCCATTATTCGTAAAGGGTTGACCATTACAGAAAGAGATGTCGTTTATGCGGTTGAACTTGGAAAGAAAGGAAAAATAAACCAATTTGAAACTTTATTTGAAGATGAAATTACGAAAAATGTAAAAGGAAAGTCCATTCGTGTTAAAACATTAGGGCAAAAAAAATATATCTCTGCAATTAAAGCAAATGATCTCGTCTTCGGGATCGGCCCAGCAGGTACGGGAAAAACGTATTTAGCTGTCGTAATGGCTGTTCATGCACTTAAGAATGGCTATGTGAAAAGGATTATATTAACTAGACCAGCTGTAGAAGCGGGAGAAAGTTTGGGTTTTCTTCCTGGTGATTTAAAAGAAAAGGTAGATCCTTATTTGCGACCGCTATATGATGCTTTGCATGATGTTTTAGGGGCAGAGCATACGATGCGCCTGATTGAAAGGGAAACGATTGAAATAGCCCCGTTGGCCTATATGCGAGGGAGAACGCTCGATGATGCCTTTGTTATTTTGGACGAAGCACAAAATACGACCCCTGAGCAAATGAAAATGTTTTTAACGAGACTTGGTTTTGGATCAAAAATGGTGATTACTGGGGACATAACGCAGATTGACTTACCAAAAGGTGTACAGTCAGGTTTAAGGGTTGCAAGTCATTTATTAAATGGGATAAAAGGAATGGATTTTGTTTATTTAGAGCAAACAGACGTCGTTCGACATCCGCTTGTGCAACGAATCATTGATGCGTATGATAAAAATAGCCAGCATCGTAGTGAATAA